One segment of Macaca fascicularis isolate 582-1 chromosome 4, T2T-MFA8v1.1 DNA contains the following:
- the MUC21 gene encoding mucin-21 — MKMQKGNVLLTFCLLLHLEAAINPSGTSTSANTGPTVTSSGISTVMNSGPSVTSSGASTATNSASSTTSGGASTATNSESSTATSSESSTATNSESSTTSGGASTATNSESSTATNSESSTATNSESSTATSSDSSTPSSGASTATSSDSSTPSTGASTATSSESSTPSSGASTATSSDSSTPSSGASTATSSDSSTTSTGASTATSSDSSTPSSGASTATSSDSSTTSTGASTATSSDSSTPSSGASTATSSESSTPSSGSSTNSSGASTATSSDSSTPSTGASTVTSSDSSTPSTGASTVTSSDSSTPSSGASTATSSGSSVTSAGSGTPTLTGTHTTSHRVITSASTAVSGAKPGGSLLPWEIFLITLVSVVAAVGLFAGLFFCVRNSLSLRNIFNTAVYRPHGLGPGPGGNRGAPHRPRWSPNWFWRRPVSSIAMEMSGRNNGP; from the exons ATGAAGatgcagaaaggaaatgttctccTTACATTTTGTCTACTATTGCATTTAGAAGCCG CAATAAATCCCAGTGGGACTAGCACCTCTGCCAACACTGGACCCACTGTGACCTCCAGTGGGATCAGCACAGTCATGAACTCTGGGCCCAGTGTGACCTCCAGTGGGGCCAGCACAGCCACCAACTCTGCGTCCAGCACAACCTCCGGCGGGGCCAGCACAGCCACCAACTCTGAGTCCAGCACAGCCACCAGCTCTGAGTCCAGCACAGCCACCAACTCTGAGTCCAGCACAACCTCCGGCGGGGCCAGCACAGCCACCAACTCTGAGTCCAGCACAGCCACCAACTCTGAGTCCAGCACAGCCACCAACTCTGAGTCCAGCACAGCCACCAGCTCTGACTCCAGCACACCCTCCAGTGGGGCCAGCACAGCCACCAGCTCTGACTCCAGCACACCCTCCACTGGGGCCAGCACAGCCACCAGCTCTGAGTCCAGCACACCCTCCAGTGGGGCCAGCACAGCCACCAGCTCTGACTCCAGCACACCCTCCAGTGGGGCCAGCACAGCCACCAGCTCTGACTCCAGCACAACCTCCACTGGGGCCAGCACAGCCACCAGCTCTGACTCCAGCACACCCTCCAGTGGGGCCAGCACAGCCACCAGCTCTGACTCCAGCACAACCTCCACTGGGGCCAGCACAGCCACCAGCTCTGACTCCAGCACACCCTCCAGTGGGGCCAGCACAGCCACCAGCTCTGAGTCCAGCACACCCTCCAGTGGGAGCAGCACAAACTCCAGTGGGGCCAGCACAGCCACCAGCTCTGACTCCAGCACACCCTCCACTGGGGCCAGCACAGTCACCAGCTCTGACTCCAGCACACCCTCCACTGGGGCCAGCACAGTCACCAGCTCTGACTCCAGCACACCCTCCAGTGGGGCCAGCACAGCCACCAGCTCTGGGTCCAGTGTGACCTCCGCAGGCTCTGGAACACCCACTCTGACTGGGACGCACACAACTTCCCACAGAGTTATCACAAGTGCCTCTACTGCAGTGAGTGGGGCGAAGCCTGGGGGGTCCCTGCTGCCGTGGGAAATCTTCCTCATCACGCTGGTCTCGGTTGTGGCGGCCGTGGGGCTGTTTGCTGGGCTCTTCTTCTGTGTG aGAAACAGCCTGTCCCTGAGAAACATCTTTAACACAGCTGTCTACCGCCCCCATGGCCTTGGCCCAGGCCCTGGAGGGAATCGTGGAGCCCCCCACAGGCCCAGGTGGAGCCCTAACTGGTTCTGGAGGAGACCAGTATCCTCGATAGCCATGGAGATGAGCGGGAGGAACAACGGACCCTGA